In Anomaloglossus baeobatrachus isolate aAnoBae1 chromosome 10, aAnoBae1.hap1, whole genome shotgun sequence, the genomic window TCTGCACTGGGTTCAGGCGAGGACGCGGCGGCCGCGCTCCCGGTTCTGTCCCGGTATCTGCACTGGGCTCAGGCGAGGACGCGGCGGCCGTGCTCCCGGTTCTGTCCCGGTATCTGCACTGGGTTCAGGTGAGGACGCGGCGGCCGCGCTCCCGGTTCTGTCCCGGTATCTGCACTGGGTTCAGGTGAGGACGCGGCGTCCGTGCTCCTGGTTCTGTCCCGGTATCTGCACTGGGCTCAGGCGAGGACGCGGCGGCCGCGCTCCTGGTTCTGTCCCGGTATCTGCACTGGGTTCAGGTGAGGACGCGGCGGCCGCGCTCCTGGTTCTGTCCCGGTATCTGCACTGGGTTCAGGTGAGGACGCGGCGTCCATGCTCCTGGTTCTGTCCCGGTATCTGCACTGGGCTCAGGCGAGGACGCGGCGGCCGCGCTCCTGGTTCTGTCCCGGTATCTGCACTGGGTTCAGGTGAGGACGCGGCGGCCGCGCTCCTGGTTCTGTCCCGGTATCTGCACTGGGCTCAGGTGAGGACGCGGCGGCCGCGCTCCCGGTCCTGTCCCGGTATCTGCACTGGGTTCAGGTGAGGACGCGGCGTCCGTGCTCCTGGTTCTGTCCCGGTATCTGCACTGGGCTCAGGCGAGGACGCGGCGGCCGCGCTCCTGGTTCTGTCCCGGTATCTGCACTGGGTTCAGGTGAAGACGCGGCGTCCGTGCTCCTGGTTCTGTCCCGGTATCTGCACTGGGTTCAGGTGAGGACGCGGCGGCCGCGCTCCTGGTTCTGTCCCGGTATCTGCACTGGGTTCAGGTGAGGACGCGGCGGCAGCGCTCCTGGTTCTGTCCCGGTATCTGCACTGGGTTCAGGCGAGGACGCGGCGGCCGCGCTCCCGGTTCTGTCCCGGTATCTGCACTGGGTTCAGGCGAGGACGCGGCGGCAGCGCTCCTGGTTCTGTCCCGGTATCTGCACTGGGTTCAGGCGAGGATGCGGCGGCCGCGCTCCCGGTTCTGTCCCGGTATCTGCACTGGGTTCAGGTGAGGACGCGGCGGCCGCGCTCCCGGTTCTGTCCCGGTATCTGCACTGGGTTCAGGTGAGGACGCGGCGGCAGCGCTCCTGGTTCTGTCCCGGTATCTGCACTGGGTTCAGGCGAGGATGCGGCGGCCGCGCTCCCGGTTCTGTCCCGGTATCTGCACTGGGTTCAGGCGAGGACGCGGCGGCAGCGCTCCTGGTTCTGTCCCGGTATCTGCACTGGGTTCAGGTGAGGACGCGGCGGCCGTGCTCCCGGTTCTGTCCCGGTATCTGCACTGGGTTCAGGCGAGGACGCGGCGGCCGCGCTCCCGGTTCTGTCCCGGTATCTGCACTGGGTTCAGGTGAGGACGCGGCGGCCGCGCTCCCGGTTCTGTCCCGGTATCTGCACTGGGTTCAGGCGAGGATGCGGCGGCCGCGCTCCCGGTTCTGTCCCGGTATCTGCACTGGGTTCAGGTGAGGACGCGGCGGCCGCGCACTGAGTCTAATGGTCAGAAGCCGCTTAGCGCAGCCATTAATGAGGGGCATCTGGAGGGGCGGGAGGACTTTTCACATCATTCATTGTGGTCTGAGCATCCACAATGTGAACATTAATCTAAGGCAAGATCTAATATAAAAGTATTCATCCCAGCAGAAAGTCTCCACGCCCTGTGCTCGTCTCGGGGGCCAGTGGTTGTGGCTTTTTTAGttgattttatttttcattatttgcaCCAATAAGTTGTGTGACCCTTAATCTGACGCCCGCGCCTCTGGGGGTGACCGTCAGAAATAATGACATAAAATAATAATATCCAGCGCAATAACGGGGGACAAAAGCCGCAGTCACAAGAACGACCAAAAAAACAGGACCAAGTAGAAAACCCCCTCTAAGAAAGGCGCAAGGATGAGACCGGAGCAAATGTGACAATGATCGGGCCTCGGTCACACGTCAGAGCGTGAATGAGGCCGCATCTTCCCCTACAGATATTTCCCCGCAGTTCCTGCCCCGGCCATGTGGTGGCGCTGTGGTGCTGCCATGTAGGGGGGAGGGGTACATAGATCAGGACACAATGTGCCAGCGCTTTTCTATAAATAGCAGAATAATAAAATACATCTAGTATAAAACCTCCGGGGGGCGGCAGATATAAAAAGCACAGAGGCCGGGGCGTCACGGGGGTCCGCAGCACAAGACGACGGCGGGTGATGAGAACGCCGGCTCTCCTGAGCTCATGAGCCATCTTCTTATGCTTCCGATGAGCTGATATAAAGAGAGGAAAGGGTTAATCCGGTGCATAATAGCCGCATACTCCATAACCTCACCGCAGGGAGCTCCTCTAATGCTGCGTGCCCCCCGGAAGACCCCCGCTCCCTGCTATTATCCCATCAATGCCAGAATGGCCCTTTAGGAGGGTGCATGGATTTGGAGCCAGATAAGGGGCACAAATAAATCCCCCCTTTTAATAACCTCATCATCCGCTGTGCTGGACCCTTTCTGGAATATACAGGGGGTCCCTAAAGTCTGGACACACGGGCAAAATATATAGCGCAGCGTTTATGCAGTAAATTACAAGCGCACAGCGGCCGTGTAAACTGCTCCAATCTGCAAACATTGTGCGAATACTGGTGCTGCGCTACTGCTACTGGGGCGATACTTCACACACGAGACCCTCCGCTTATAGCCCGGCCGCTCCATGGACACGAGACCCTCCGCTTATAGCCCAGCCGCTCCATGGCAGCCGGTGTTCCCAGCTTCACCTTTATCATAAACCAGAAAAAGAAGTCAGGGGGGGGCTATGGTCAGGTGACCGATGAGACCCCCCACATCTTCCAATCCAGGTATTCACACACAATTACAGGGAGGAAAATTAGTATTTGATCCTCAGCAGATTTTGCTATTTTACCCTctacaaagaataaaaaaaaatccagaaaatcccatttaaCTGACTGCACTTTATTGcaagaaataagtattttatcaccgagcgaccagcaggaattctgctctcacagacctggtatttttctcttcctctgcactcattacttgtattaattCCACCTTAGTGACCTTGTTACCTGTATAATAGacccctgtccacacaatcaagcacactccaacctctccaccgtgGCCAAtaacaaagagctgtctaaggacaccagggacaaaactgCAGACCTGCACacagctgggatgggctacaggacaataggcaagcagcttggtgagaaggcaacaactgttggcacaattatcagaaaattgaagaaacacaagaggactgtcaatcttactcagtctggggctccaaggaagatctcgcctcgtgggataaggatgattctgagaaaggccaATGAATCAacgcagaactacatgggaggaccgggtcaatgacctgaagagagctgggaccacagtctcaaagattaccattaggaaCACACTataccgtcatggattaaaatcctgcagggcacaaggtcccctgctcacaccagcacatgtccaggcccgccTGAAGTTCACCAGTGACCATCGGGATGATccagagaaggtcatgtggtcagatgaggccaAAAACGTTTTGGTATCAACTTtactcaccatgtttggaggaagaagacggATGAGTTCAACAACAAGAATaccgtcccaaccgtgaagcatgggggtgggaaCATCAtattttgggggtgcttttctgcaacgggacaggacaactgcaccatattgaagggaggatgaatggagtcatgtattgcgagattttggtaaacaacctccttccctcaataAGGGCATTAAAGATGGGTCTTGGctcggtcttccagcatgacaatgacccaaaacacacagccaggacaactaagaagtggctccataagaagcatatcAAGGTGCTGGAGTGGCCGccggtctccagacctgaacctaaggGAAAATCTCTGGAggaactgaaactcaatgttgtccaacaacagccctgaaacctgaaagatctggagaagatctgtatggaggagtgacctgaaagatctgtatggaggagtgacctgaaacatctggagaagatctgtatggaggagtgacctgatagatctggagaagatctgtatggaggagtgacctgatagatctggagaagatctgtatggaggagtgacctgatagatctggacaagatctgtatggaggagtgacctgatagatctggacaagatctgtatggaggagtgacctgatagatctggagaagatctgtacggaggagtgacctgaaagatctggaggagatctgtacggaggagcgaTCTgacagatctggaggagatctgtatggaggagtgacctgaaagatctggaggagatctgtatggaggagtgacctaagagatctgaaagatctggaggagatctgtatggaggagtctctgatatctctgctgcagtgtgtaaACCTGGTGAAGATCTACTGGAAACctccgacctctgtaactgcagaCAAAGGATTCCACTGAATATtcatctgtttttctattgtataaaatacttatttcctgTAATAAAATGCAGATTAATTCTGTATAAATCCTATATTGGGATTCTCTggatttttattctgtcacaggggACGTTTCCTACAATAGATATTACAGCCGCTCTATTCTGTGTATGAGGAAAACTGGAAAATCCGCAGCGGATCAGATCCTTATCTCCCCCCGGTATACTGAGTTTCCCGTGTAGAGACATTAGGGACGCCCGGTATACTGAGTTTCCCGTGTAGAGACATTAGGGACGCCCGGTATACTGAGTGTTCCGTGTCCAGACATTAGGGACGCCCGGTATACTGAGTTTCCCGTGTCCAGACATTAGGGACGCCCAGTATACTGAGTTTCCCGTGTAGAGACATTAGGGACGCCCGGTATACTGAGTTTCCCATGTCCAGACATTAGGGACGCCCGGTATACTGAGTTTCCCGTGTCCAGACATTAGGGACGCCCGGTATACTGAGTTTCCCGTGTAGAGACATTAGGGACGCCCGGTATACTGAGTTTCCCGTGTAGAGACATTAGGGACGCCCGGTATACTGAGTTCCCGTGTCCAGACATTAGGGACGCCCGGTATACTGAGTTTCCCGTGTCCAGACATTAGGGACGCCCGGTATACTGAGTTTCCCGTGTCCAGACATTAGGGACGCCCGGTATACTGAGTTTCCCGTGTCCAGACATTAGGGACGCCCGGTATACTGAGTTCCCGTGTCCAGACATTAGGGACGCCCGGTATACTGAGTTCCCGTGTCCAGACATTAGGGACGCCCGGTATACTGAGTTTCCCATGTCCAGACATTAGGGACGCCCGGTATACTGAGTGTTCCATGTCCAGACATTAGGGACGCCCGGTATACTGAGTTTCCCGTGTCCAGACATTAGGGACGCCCGGTATACTGAGTGTTCCGTGTCCAGACATTAGGGACGCCCGGTATACTTAGTTCCCGTGTCCAGACATTAGGGACGCCCGGTATACTGAGTTTCCCGTGTCCAGACATTAGGGACGCCCGGTATACTGAGTTTCCCATGTCCAGACATTAGGGACGCCCGGTATACTGAGTGTTCCATGTCCAGACATTAGGGACGCCCGGTATACTGAGTGTTCCGTGTCCAGACATTAGGGACGCCCGGTATACTGAGTGTTCCGTGTCCAGACATTAGGGACGCCCGGTATACTGAGTGTTCCGTGTCCAGACATTAGGGACGCCCGGTATACTGAGTTCCCGTGTCCAGACATTAGGGACGCCCGGTATACTGAGTTTCCCGTGTCCAGACATTAGGGACGCCCGGTATACTGAGTTTCCCATGTCCAGACATTAGGGACGCCCGGTATACTGAGTTTCCCATGTCCAGACATTAGGGACGCCCGGTATACTGAGTGTTCCATGTCCAGACATTAGGGACGCCCGGTATATTGAGTTTCCCGTGTCCAGACATTAGGGACGCCCGGTATACTGAGTTTCCCATGTCCAGACATTAGGGACGCCCGGTATACTGAGTTTCCCGTGTCCAGACATTAGGGACGCCCGGTATACTGAGTTTCCCGTGTCCAGACATTAGGGACGCCCGGTATACTGAGTTTCCCGTGTCCAGACATTAGGGACGCCCGGTATACTGAGTTTCCCGTGTCCAGACATTAGGGACGCCCGGTATACTGAGTTTCCCGTGTCCAGACATTAGGGACGCCCGGTATACTGAGTTCCCGTGTCCAGACATTAGGGACGCCCGGTATACTGAGTTTCCCGTGTCCAGACATTAGGGACGCCCGGTATACTGAGTGTTCCGTGTCCAGACATTAGGGACGCCCGGTATACTGAGTTTCCCATGTCCAGACATTAGGGACGCCCGGTATACTGAGTTTCCCGTGTCCAGACATTAGGGACGCCCGGTATACTGAGTTTCCCGTGTCCAGACATTAGGGACGCCCGGTATACTGAGTTTCCCGTGTCCAGACATTAGGGACGCCCGGTATACTGAGTTTTCCGTGTCCAGACATTAGGGACGCCCGGTATACTGAGTTTCCCATGTCCAGACATTAGGGACGCCCAGTATACTGAGTTCCCGTGTCCAGACATTAGGGACGCCCGGTATACTGAGTGTTCCGTGTCCAGACATTAGGGACGCCCGGTATACTGAGTTTCCCGTGTCCAGACATTAGGGACGCCCGGTATACTGAGTTCCCGTGTCCAGACATTAGGGACGCCCGGTATACTGAGTTCCCGTGTCCAGACATTAGGGACGCCCGGTATACTGAGTTCCCGTGTCCAGACATTAGGGACGCCCGGTATACTGAGTTTCCCGTGTCCAGACATTAGGGACGCCCGGTATACTGAGTTCCCGTGTCCAGACATTAGGGACGCCCGGTATACGGGAGGGACCCCACTTGCAAGGCTTTATCTAGGACCCCCAGGACCCGGCCATATTGCTGCCGGTGCTCACCGCTCCTCCTTGGCAGCGCCGCGGCTCGCGATGAACGGCACCACCTCTCTGTCCGCTCTTCCCACCTCAAGATGGTTCTTCTCCAGGTTTATCACACACTAGAAAGAGAAGCGGCATCAGGAGACGCTGATCCCAGGGATCGCTGGGGGCCGGTGTGTTACAGTATACCCGGACCTGCTGCAGGGGTCTTACCTTCAGCGAGCGCAGGGCCTGGAGACCCAGGGAGAAGCTTCGCTCCTTGTCATCTGCAGAGAAGAGGCCGAGATGTGAGGACCCCTCATATACAAAGAGGGGGGAGAATCAATGTCACCCCACAACTGACCTTCCGCCCCCCCCTCGGGTCATTTCCCCCTCATATATGGGGGTGCTGCACTGCTCCACACCATCCCGTGCACGGTGTGATACCCACCCACCACGGCGGCGCTGCAGTCCAGGGACACGCGGCCCAGCGTCACCGCCACGCGCTCCACCTGACCGATGCTCCGCACGTTGTAGGGcagagatatggcctcctctttctTGTAGGACCTGAAATGTTCCTTCAGCCTAAAATACAGGAGAAAAGAAGACGTCACGTCCTAGACTATAAGGGAATCTGTGGGTGTAAAGGGGTTAATCAGGCGTGATATTGTACAATAAGACGCTCTGCTCTTTGtcatttctgcttgctgtcagtgaataagaGCATTCAGTATATTCAGTGAATATAAATCCACCCTGACCTcatacttctcacagctgagggtttgctacacTTGTATCTGGTGTAGACAATGCCGGGCTCAGACTGATACACTGACCCCTCAGGACAgatatctgctgtgtgtatctcacATTGTAACATCCCCACCTTCAGAGGTCACTGACCCTTCTatatggacctgtcaccagagtcaGTGTACACTGCATACATCATCATGTGGATCACTTGTACCTGATGAGGCCGCTGTACTTACTGTGCAAATCCCTGATAGAATGGCTGCATCATTCATTGTGAAAGCTTAACCTTAATCTCCATCCGCCTGTCCTGACTGACGGCTCCTCCGtgtcctccctgctgagatctcacactgccccCTATAAGCTGCCACTAACAGACGGGCTCTGTGGGCGGAGATTGGATCACTGTCAGGCTTGGAGGAGTTTGGatcgctgtcaggctgggtgggcggggttttggatcgctgtcaggctgggtgggcggggttttggatcgctgtcaggctgggtgggcggggcTTGGatcgctgtcaggctgggtgggcggggcTTGGAtcactgtcaggctgggtggggctTGGattgctgtcaggctgggtgggcggagcttggattgctgtcaggctgggtgggcggagcttggattgctgtcaggctgggtgggcggggtttggatcgctgtcaggctgggtgggcggggtttggatcgctgtcaggctgggtgggcggggcTTGGatcgctgtcaggctgggtgggcggggcTTGGattgctgtcaggctgggtgggcggggcTTGGattgctgtcaggctgggtgggcggggcTTGGattgctgtcaggctgggtggggctTGGattgctgtcaggctgggtgggcggggcTTGGattgctgtcaggctgggtgggcggggcTTGGattgctgtcaggctgggtgggcggggtttggaccgctgtcaggctgggtgggcggggtttggatcactgtcaggctgggtgggcggggcTTGGattgctgtcaggctgggtgggcggggtttggattgctgtcaggctgggtgggcggggtttggatcactgtcaggctgggtgggcggggtttggattgctgtcaggctgggtgggcggggcTTGGATtgttgtcaggctgggtgggcggggcTTGGATtgttgtcaggctgggtgggcggggcTTGGattgctgtcaggctgggtgggcggggcTTGGattgctgtcaggctgggtgggcggggcTTGGACCGCTGTCCAAACCCCAGCCCCCAAGTCTATTAGAAAGTTACAGGGACTCAAAATCATTTGTATGGAACTGGGGGGATTCTACAGACCCTGCCTCAAGGACTGCATTGCTATAAACACAATCTACCATCAGACTGACCTCACCCGGCAGCGCTGATTACAAGCAGCCACATAGGAGCAGCCACGACACCTGTGGAGGCCACAAAACGTGACACTGGCGCTCCACCCAGCACAATGGGATGGAGGTGGGGCAGGTGCCCTCCATTggcagaggcacatgtgtactaagTGTCGCCTCCACAGCAGTGATGCCACTCGCCATACTTATCGCCAGTGCTCACATATACCGGAGCGCAGATCTGTCAGTAATCACCAGTAATGGACACTCACACAATCCCCGGGGCTGTGACTGCGCTGAGTGCTCGCTCGGACACTGGGATGTTGGGGGCTGTAATATTGACTGGGAGGATTACCCCGGATCGCTATAATCCTGCACTATTGCACTTCTCAGGAAATGTGCTGCTGCCGTTCCATGTTAATGAGTCAGATCTGAGCAGAGTGACCTGATTCTGCCAGAGGAGCGACAGCTCAGCACTTAATGCAGCTGTGCACAGGATACCCGCTGACATCACTAACTGGTGTAACCAGGGGCCTAACCGGAgtatgatgggccccggtgcaaagtatgAGCCCGGCCCCCCCTTCCCAAGTGGTCAGATGTGTGGGCCATTAAATCTTATAAAGACAAACAATTTACTTCCCCTTCATTGTGGACTAATGTTGCCCATCCTCatgaatatgtccccatcctggtgtatgtccccatcctggcgtaTTACCCcaccatggctatatcctggtatatatgtcacatcctggtatatatgtccccattatgacccaatactggtatatatgtccctatcatggccgCATCCTtgtatatgtccctatcatggccccatcctggtgtttgACCCACATCATAACTATATCCTGgcatatatagccccatcctggtagatatgtccccatcatgacatcatcctggtatatatgtacacatcctggccccattctggtatatgtccccatcatagccccattttggtatatatggccccatcatgatatttatatccccatcatggccccatcctggtatatatgaccccatcttggtatatatgtccccatcatagccccatcctggtatttatgtcctcagtcacctctagagctgcagcaCTATTCTGCTGCTAAATCTTGTTTCATCCTCCAGAGCTggcgtcactattctgctgttacatcatgtcttatcctccagtcacctccagagctgcactcactattctgctgttacatcatgtcttatcctcccgtcacctccagagctgcaatcactattgtgctgttacatcatgtcttatcctcccgtcacctccagagctgcaatcactattgtgctgttacatcatgtcttatcctcccgtcacctccagagctgcactcactattctgctgttacatcatgtcttatcctcccatcacctccagagctgcagtcactattctgctgttacatcatgtcttatcttccagtcacctccagagctgcactcactattctgctgttacatcatgtcttatcctcccgtcacctccagagctgcaatcactattgtgctgttacatcatgtcttatcctcccgtcacccccagagctgcaatcactattgtgctgttacatcatgtcttatcctcccgtcacctccagagctgcaatcactattgtgCTTGTCTTATCCTcccgtcacctccagagctgcaatcactattgtgctgttacatcatgtcttatcctcccgtcaccttcagagctgcactcactattctgctgttacatcatgtcttatcctcccatcacctccagagctgcagtcactattctgctgttacatcatgttttatcctccagtcaactccagagctgcactcactattctgctcttacATTGTGTTCACTGTTTGTCGGTATCTATAGATTATTGAATGGTTTTGCAGGACGCTGGTCGATTAGGCTTTCATGTCTCCTGGACGGTAGCCTGGACCTCCTACCTGCTGATGTCCATGGCTCCTCTTTTGAATTGCTGGTTGGGCGCGATGTCATCATTGCGGTGTGATGCAAACACAACCGTCAAGAGAGGAGCCAGATATACCGGCAGAGGAGCCGGAGATAGCGGTAGAGGAGCCGGAGATAGCAGCAGAGGTGGCGGCAGAGGAGCCGGAGATGGCGGTAGAGGAGCCGGAGATAGCAGCAGAGGTGGCGGCAGAGGAGCCGGAGATAGCGGTAGAGGAGCCGGAGATAGCAGCAGAGGTGGCGGCAGAGGAGCCGGAGATAGCGGTAGAGGAGCCGGAGATAGCAGCAGAGGTGGCGGCAGAGGAGCCGGAGGTGGCGGCAGAAGAGCCAGAGGTGGCGGCAGAGGAGCCGGAGGTGGCGGCAGAGGAGCCGGAGGTGGCGGCAGAGGAGCCAGAGGTGGCGGCAGAGGAGCCGGAGGTAGCGGCAGAGGTGGCTCCGGCAGGTAGCAGACGGTTTGCAGTGGTGGCAGAGGACTGTACACGATGTAATGCAATGTCTGGACTCGGCGACTCATCTGGATTTATAAACAGGAATGTTATCCGGCATCGTCCGTCCCCGGTGACACTGAGCGCACATCCCCCCGCAATGGAGAATCCGCAACCACTGCTCAGCTCCAGTGCATGATGGGAGAGACGATTACACTACAAATGAATGGATGTATCAATACTTAATTGATAAAATGTCTTCACCGCGGGAATCAGAGGATCCTGGCCCCGGACACAGCAATAGTCAGTGGAGGAGGGGGATCTTACCCAAGACGGTCCAGGCAGGCGGAGGATATGATGCTGTGCTGACAGGAGGTGTCAATCTTCACCTTCATCTCCTTCCCTGCGCACTGCACGATAACAAGAGAAACCGCATTACCTGGGGCAGGGGCAAAATAGAAGACCGTGTCTCGGGGGCAGGGGCCAGGAGGATGGGGCTAAGCAGAGGGGCCCATCTACCCTTACCCTCGACCAATCCCTGAGGGATGGCTGCCCGGCTGCTGGGTGATTTATCATGTTTATTATCTGTGCCCACATCACAATCTGTGACAATAAGGCGTGGTGACAATAAGGCGTGGTGACAATAAGGGGGGGTGACAATAAGGCGTGGTGACAA contains:
- the NRIP3 gene encoding nuclear receptor-interacting protein 3 isoform X1; amino-acid sequence: MSRRVQTLHYIVYSPLPPLQTVCYLPEPPLPLPPAPLPPPLAPLPPPPAPLPPPPAPLPPPLALLPPPPAPLPPPLLLSPAPLPLSPAPLPPPLLLSPAPLPLSPAPLPPPLLLSPAPLPPSPAPLPPPLLLSPAPLPLSPAPLPVYLAPLLTVVFASHRNDDIAPNQQFKRGAMDISRLKEHFRSYKKEEAISLPYNVRSIGQVERVAVTLGRVSLDCSAAVVDDKERSFSLGLQALRSLKCVINLEKNHLEVGRADREVVPFIASRGAAKEERSSEA
- the NRIP3 gene encoding nuclear receptor-interacting protein 3 isoform X2; this encodes MFYSGLRTDSGRKDADLREAASLRQQRRMKQSVQFIHKDSADLLPLDGLKKLGTSKDTQPHNVLHRRLLESNISKLRNNRPTWSPKSEVSAQSNKVNHGKSETPRRSDEDEAVFVWCQCAGKEMKVKIDTSCQHSIISSACLDRLGLKEHFRSYKKEEAISLPYNVRSIGQVERVAVTLGRVSLDCSAAVVDDKERSFSLGLQALRSLKCVINLEKNHLEVGRADREVVPFIASRGAAKEERSSEA